GCTGTAATTTCCTTTCTCCTTGAAGAGTTGGATGTGGTGGTGTTTGCAGTAGAGCTTTCCTTCATGTGCAATATAATTGGATGGGCTTATGGTGCAACCTCCATGGCTGCATTTGAAGCAACTCTTGTGGTATGGAGTCCCGTTGACGGAAACCTTTGGAGgaacattaatttaataatttaagatTTTGTTTATAAGGGTTTGAATGCAATCAATGGAAGAAAATTTGAGCTCTCATATAATGGTAGCAAAAAATTACGTAGGTTTTTACCTTCTCAATTGGATAAACAGTTTTCTCACAGCCCACACATTTATCTCTGGTACCGGCAAACAAGTTTGAGACTGACTTGGCATTCTGCAAGAGTCAAATTTAATTCTTATTAGCAACGTAATTTAGTCCCTGACATAAATTCTTTGTGTATGACGTTTGTTCTTTACTTTTTTAGGGCATGAATTGATACGGTCTGTAATGCATCCATAACATGTTGACATGTTTTGTTGGCAACAATAATGGTATCGACGCTTATCAATGACATATCAAAAATACGTTTTTTAATATAAGAAGAAGGGATGTCTGTCCATAACTGGAGTATATCAGTAAAGGTCTTTAATACgttttttaataattgtatTCTGAACCTTCAATTTTATCTCACTTGGCAAAAGAGATCTTTTACCTCATTTTCCGTAGGTCTTACTGGCTTTACGACTTTTGGTGTTCCtgaaacaaaattaacaaagttAAGTTTTTTTCAGGTTTTTTAGGAGTAAAAATTCCCAGCAAAAAGAGGTATAAGATAAAAGAGACTAACAGAGGTAATTGTTTTTTAGATTTTACCTTCAAAACTCTTGTCCAGGCTGCCAGTTCGCTTGAAGAGTTGATCATAGTGAGGCCTGCAGTAGAGAACCCCCTCAAATGAACAATAGTTGATGAGCTGCAAAtgaaaccacaaaaaaaaaaaaaaaaaaaaaaaaaaaagagagaatattACTGAATTTTCCTTATAATTCAACAGGATTTTCGTTTTGAAATTGAGCAAAACCATGTAATTCCAGGTATTTTAATCGAAGCACATGCTGgcaataaaagtaaaaatgaagAATAATCGTTGATTAGAACTCTTGATCTAATAGTATTTTTCGTATCAAATTGTAagatgtcttaggtttgaaCTTCACAGAATGTtgattagaaaagaaaagaaaacgtgAAAAAGGAGCGATACGTGCATGCATGGAATTCACATAACGAGCAACAGTTCATGTAAAAGTTAATTATGTACCTTGAGGGTACTCTTGCAGTGGTGGCATCGGAAGCAGGCCTTGTGGTAAATTCTGGAATCGGCAGCCAGCCGATCAACCAGATACACCGTCTTTTCGCAGGCCGTACACTTCTGCGTGGTGCTTGCAAAGCTTGCCATGGCCTACGGCTTCCAACCCACAACCTCAACTCACCACCACCAACCCTTTGAATTCAAGACCAAGTGAGAGAAAAGTGGCAGAGGGAGATAGAGCCTGCAGCACCCTAGCTTTCGTTGTCCTTAACCAGTTGTTTTTTCCTAAATCCTTCTATGTTTTGACTCCCCTAGTTATTTATTGGAAACTGGAGAGGGGGAGGGAGATGAAAAGTTGTGGGTGGGAGGGAGTTGCGGGCGACTCCGAAgctaaatttgtagattaacGGATGGCTGTGGCCATTTGGCAATCATGCTGTCCGAACTTAAAGCAATTCCATTCCATCCAATATCCTTTCTAGCATTTTCCTTTACGCATGTTTTATTATGTCTgcttttttactatttttcgtATAATTTCGAGATTAATTTACCATTTTTAGTAGTTTTGCGGAGAAAATATTGCCAGGCTacatttctttttgtaaattcTCTTTTCAGCTTCTTGTGTTTATTATGTTTACGATTCTTCAATAttatttcatgattttttttatattatcaaacgataaatttgttagaGATGTTAGATTAGAGAATTGACGGCATTCGAACCATACCATAATGCAATGACAACACTTTTAtccaccactgtggtagagGATCACTTGCTACATTATTTgatgattcaaattcatttaGTCATTTGACCTTTTATCCAATAATAGATGAACCATGTTCCTTAATTAAACAATGTAATCATGAAAACATAATTGAACGGTTAAACGATTTTCGATTTGGTTGATTTTCGGTAAAGatgatttttaaaaaataacagaaaataaACGTTTCACATcatcaaataatattattgaatCTTAAAAATAAAGGAGAAGGTAACTATCATTTATCTATTCTTTATCAACTTCATTTCAATCTCACTTTTCTCCGTAAAACTCAAATTCCACATCTTAACACTCCGAACTTGATTGAGTGTCTGAATTCTATCAAATCCGTCAAAGAGGTGTTAAAATGCTAATGCCAAAGACGAAAACAGTGTtcacccaaaaagaaaaaagaaaaaagaagactaAAACAGTAGGGTGATGGGCCTAAAAGTACTCGATTGCTAGAATTTCATCATGATGTTAGTTGTGACATAATTGGGGGAGTCAATTTCTAATCAACTAACATCATAGCCTCTACACAAATTCTTAAACAGATAATTTCTTTAAATATCCTCGGCTGGATTAGCCTCATTGGATGTGGCAACCCATGCCGGTAGGCGGGGCAGACGGGGACCATCGAAGAAGTGCCTCGAATACAAAATTGTAGACTTTATTTATGTTGAAGAATGTGAAAAACCAACGTAACATATTCAACCAAATCAAATACAACTTATATTGAATAGTTCCACGGCAAATTGCATCACTGTCTTCGTGATAGTGACGCATCTGCAGGTCAAACCAAACATTTGAAGGTTAGATTGCAAATCCACGGGCATATCACATGAAGAGTAGACAAAAGAGAACCAATCCTTTGTCAGGCTAATTAACTATTTGCACGTTCTAATCATCCTTATAGGGCATTTGGTCTAGTGGTATGATTCTCGCTTTGGGTGCGAGAGGTCCCGAGTTCGATTCTCGGAATGCCCCTTTTTGCGTTACCTGTGGCTATTCTTTTTTGAAGGAACATTACTCTTCTTGATTTCGTTGCGAAAGATGGAAGATTTTTTGGTTGCGAAAGATGGAAGATTTCAGTACTTGGATGTCATTGATAAGGCTTGGTGCACCGTATAATTCTTGCTTCCGACTCCTTGAGGCTCTTTCAGGAAATGCCCTACCTCAAACATTTAGATTTTACCACACCTGCACTTCAACACAAGATGTTAAGTTTAGTTTTCTGAACAAGTTTTAGTTTCTTAGGCATTACTCTTCTTGATTTCGTTGCGAAAGATGGAAGATTTTTTGGTTGCGAAAGATGGAAGATTTCAGTACTTGGATGTCATTGATAAGGCTTGGTGCACCGTATAATTCTTGCTTCCGACTCCTTGAGGCTCTTTCAGGAAATGCCCTACCTCAAACATTTAGATTTTACCACACCTGCACTTCAACACAAGATGTTAAGTTTAGTTTTCTGAACAAGTTTTAGTTTCTTAGGCATTACTCTTCTTGATTTCGTTGCGAAAGATGGAAGATTTTTTGGTTGCGAAAGATGGAAGATTTCAGTACTTGGATGTCATTGATAAGGCTTGGTGCACCGTATAATTCTTGCTTCCGACTCCTTGAGGCTCTTTCAGGAAATGCCCTACCTCAAACATTTAGATTTTACCACACCTGCACTTCAACACAAGATGTTAAGTTTAGTTTTCTGAACAAGTTTTAGTTTCTTAGGCAAAAAAGATCGGAGCTAGCTTTAAGAAATATTAGCAAAACACGATTAAATGTGTAACCTAGAGAACCCTACTTGTAAATTGTAGCACACATAGAAACATTCCAATTGCTAATTTATACAGAATTTCAGAAACAATGTATCGATACTTAATGTTAAGCTACTAGTATTTTAAGTAGAATTCCGCATTTTATTGTATCAGTCATATAACTTCATGGGAAACACAACATAAGAGGTCAGACGCTGTATCCACAAGAACCAAGTATATGGCAATAGGAGAAACTGGATCAATGCAATAGCATAAAAAACTAATCACAGATTAAGATAATTACCATTTCCACGTGTAAATACTGATTGTGAGGGCATTTGGTCTAGTGGTATGATTCTCGCTTTGGGTGCGAGAGGTCCCGAGTTCGATTCTCGGAATGCCCCtttttttgtaactttttaggttttattttaatCCTATAATCCTATTGCATCTTAGCCAGAAATCCACACATAACGCCTAACAGAAACTCGAGcagaaaaaaattgcaaaacacTTGAAACAGAGGATCGGATATTATCAGCCACAGAAAGTACTAAACTTAATCAATCAGGCCAATCAGCTAAAGCCAACAAAAACATGAACAAAAGTTACGTAAACACTAGCACCCGTTATGACAAGTAAACATCATTTAGCTGATCAGAAAATGTGGCCCATACGacattttactctttttttttattcatatagGATTGCTCTAAACATGTTGCAAGAGATGAAGAGTTCGATTTCTTGAAATTCCATTGATATCACGTACACGGACTTAAATCAACTCACGACACCTAGTAATCCGAAGACGCTGTTTCAAACACCAGTTTTGATGCTAACTGAACTAAATATTAGTAAGAAACCATTAGATCTGCACCCTAGCCAGAGAACCCTACTTTACAATTGTACCACACAAAGCATCGGTGCTCCATTTGTTAATTTATGCCGATTTTCAGGACCAAGGAGAGTTAATCAATACTTTGAAGTCCCTAGTGAATTTATGCTAGGGGGCCAAAGGTTTCAAAATTCCACATTTATACCCATGAGCCATGATTAGCATTCCCAAGATTGTGCTTTCCAAAAATGGGATGGGGAGGGGAATTTCAAAGTCATTCTCATGATCGTAATCTGCGAGCTTAACTAGCGTGACTACCTCATCCAGGGCACCCAACTTTTGGAGAAAAACTTGGGCAGGGATACGAAACATGTCATTCCTTGGACACCTCTCACAAAACCTTTGGACCCTTGTACTTTGCATGCTCCCACCCAACCTCACACTGGTCTCATCCAATGTGATTTGGCTCCCAACCGAACCCCGTCCCATGTAAGAGCTGTCCTAGTCGAACCGAAGTTTCTCTCTTATTCAGGGTatacattaaattaattagagTCCAACAAAATATCCATAAGGAACAAGTAAACAGAAAAAAGGAAGCAACTGAATCTGGATGAATGctattaataaaagaaaacaaatcctAGATCAAAGTAATTATGATTTGCAGGTATTAGCCAACATATCGAGGGCATTTGGTCTAGTGGTATGATTCTCGCTTTGGGTGCGAGAGGTCCCGAGTTCGATTCTCGGAATGccccttttttttcaatttgattttttttcttttcaaatttactctaaaaaaaatatgaagtagCATGTAATTATTAGGAACAGATACTTttccaaattgaaatatttaaCCAACTAAAAAGCAAGGAGAAAAATTAATCAGATATATAGTTATGAAACGAAACGAAACCCAAATAACTTATTAAGCCACCCTTTCTGACCTGAAGAAAGTTTCAGTTTTACCGGCTTCGAATTTTCCGATGACTGATTTTCTCTCATCATCTCCGGACTTCATGAAATACACAGCGACGAGGTGGAACACCTGcagggggggagagagagagagagagagagagagagcttggtGAGTGAGTGGCGTTGGTGGTGGTGGGTATTGAGCTCAAAAGGGGTTTTACAGAGAAAGGAATCTCTCCACTGTGGCCTTTGGACTCTGTTTGCTTTGGCGCCACGTGGGCGTTCTTTTCCCTTTAATCTTTCTCGCCTTCCAAGCGGGAGACGgtcaagtttattttaatttattcctTGATGCTATTAGAGCACTTTCACTCCTAAAAGTCCTAATCGACTATACTCAATTCAATCCACCAAATTGAATAATAATAGCGGGTAATAAATAGTAACTACtcaagtgtatttttatttttaaagtaaatagttcagacaatttatattaaaatattactattttttattataaaataatataaagtaagtttgtttttaatttggaataataataaaagattgcTTGAAATATTTGAGATATTAAAATATGTGTAAAATAAAAGAACATGATTATGTATTCAtagttatatttttaattatttttaatagaGCCGATATCACCATAACATCAAAATTGCGTTACATGGCCTAAAGGCTGGGCCAGACAATTGTTGGCTGGAGACCAATTTTGGAGGGTGGAGGAGATTTTGCCGCCTATCCCAAGAGGGATGCCTAGTAGTGGAACTGCTCTTACGTGAGATGCTACCAACATGTTCACTTAGATTCTCTCTTAAAAGTTTTGGCTCTCATTTTTATCTCGTGTAACATTGCttaatgataaaaaaatctattttttaaattactctttaaagattaatttttacaaaatcaattaaattagaaattgtttaacatttttattaatgtTGTCAAAATGTCAATGCTTAAGCGACAAACATGGTTTGCATAATTATTGGATTATCATTAGATGACTaaacaattttaaatttagttgcTTTTTTGCACAAATGATCTTTAAATAGTGTAGATGGTTTCAATCATCAAGCGACATTGCAAGATTAAAAGGAGAGTAAAGAATGTTCAAATGAGAAGGTTGCTAATATTCTTCAATTATATTGAGGTCAAAGTGCGTCAAGCCTCACAATAAATAAGCAGTAGTTGGTATTGAACACGttagttttttaaatttaaagccTCACTTGTATTAAAGGAATGCTATGTACAAAAAAACCTTGTTAAATCTCAATTATAAACTAAATAACAATCCGCATACACTAATTATTGAGTTCATTCTCAGTATTCCTAAATAAATATCTCTCGGtttcaatttttactttttatttttattttttttataaacaaacgatattatctataattAGAGAAGAGGGATGAGTTTAACCTCATAATAGAcaagcaataatgtagttcaaactagtttttgacaagaatcgaacctaaaacctttgacttacaaatgaagagaaataccactagaccgtagtactaaatgacagtTTTTACTTAGCTTTTTAAAGGTATACAatacatttttttctctctcagaAACAGATTTAAATGCATGTAAAATCGGCATCTTTGGATTTAAAGGTATACAATACAGTATTGCGAAATTAAATGCAAAATCGATATCTTTggatttaaaattttcggaatTATTGTTAATAACCATTTGACCTAACCTCATAGACGACAATGTTGAATTCAAGGTCTTTTTGGGGTAGCTGAAGTGTGGGTAATTCGTTTATCTCACTCaaattttttaaccaaaataatatatgCAACAACTCAATTCTGTACATTACAATTCAGAGAGTCAAATTCTATACATATATAAACTCAAATCATAGTGTCTTCCAACACATGTTTACCAAAACAACACTATGCCAAGCACATAACACAAGACGATGACGGATGGTCAGATATCAACAAACCAGACTGAGCAAACAACGATAGTCACTTCAAAAACGGATTGAAATCCACTCTCTTAAATGAAATAATGTCATCGGTGCGAGTAGGAAAGAACTCAATTTTTTGACTTCGAATGCTTTACAAGCCAATCAATGACCGTATCAATGTTGGTAGAGTTCTTGCAGGATATCATGAAGCAACAAACTTCCCTGTCGGTGATGGACTTCAGATCCCTGCACGGCAGAAAATGATGCTCAATACACAattcatatattaaattaacacAAGGTATGAAAAGGTTCACTTACATCTCTCCTGTCAAATCGTCTTTAGACAGAGCTTCCTTTTTGTCAATCTTGTTACCTAATACCAGCAGTGGAATACCATTTAGTGACGGCTTACTCAACAGGTCATGAAGTTCTCTTCTTGAGACTGACAAGTTATCATAATCAGCAGCATCCACAACATAACTGCAAAATGAAGAAAGTCACGAAAATTTAACAGGAGAAATTTGCTTACAAAAGATAAAACATCTTATGGAAGACCGGTAATCACATTTCTGGACGTGTAAAGAAAATACTAACAATCCTAGTATCTGACCAGCAATAACCACATGTTTACTGTAGTAtctggaaaagaaaaagggaacaCCTGAACGATACGCCTACAAAatgtaaaatgtaaaaaaatacaTACACGATAGAGGAAACTGCACGGCAATATCTTTCCCACATGCTTCGAAACCTTGGCTGACCACCAAGATCCCACAACTTTATTGTGACATTCCCTTTTGTTACCTTCCTCATATTGAATCCAACCTGTAGACAAAAGAGATGCCTTATGAAAGATATCTAAAGAACCGATTAACCGTAAAAGATAATTGTGGCAATACAATGACGAGttttgaagaaataaaatttcctaGAAACAGAGTTAAACGCATGTAATGAATTCTTGAAAAAATGACATACCGTCGGGATCATGTCTTCACTATATCCACCAGTCTAAGGACAACATCAGGAAACAAAATTAAGCCATCAGCATCAAAACGAAACAGGGACATATgaattacaaaatatatttcaccagaaacaaacaaatatttTACTTACTGCAATAACATTTACAAGCGATGTTTTCCCAGCATTTTGAAGGCCTATTAAGGATAGCTCCATTTCTTGCTTGAAAAAGAGGCTACAGGAGGGGAGAAAGAAAGCATACTAGTAAGTCATTTAAACTGAAAGACTCTAAAATTTTTACTTTTGACATGAGTCTGTACTTTATGCATACATTGGGTCACTAATAAACAATATGACTGGTACAATAAGCAAAGAAATCAGTTAGATACACACATTAAGTTATGTTTTAGATTCAGTGGCTTCTTAGCTGATCGAATTCCAGGCACGTAAAACACCATAAACTAATCCAGGAAACATGAAGCAAAAGCACGgaccaaagaaattaaaatcttTAGCAGAAGATGTTACTCAAAGAAAATGGGCGAGTATGCCAATTAAATAACAATCATATGGCAGAACATACGCTGAATAATGCTAATTCACCACCAGAACACATcctttttttttgaacaaatgatatatctacaggggtgggcttagcctcacaatggagtaacaataatgtggttcaaattcgtctttggtaaGAATCGAAAATGAACTGGGGCGATACATATCGACACACATACACCTACATTACTACACGATCGAGGGCCAAATAGAACTGAAAGAATCGAAATATACTTCTACGCTAAAAGCTACTCCTCTCATAAAAAATCGACAGCTTTTCAAGTAAAACAAACAACCAGAAAGATTGGTTTTCGATTAATCCAATTGTCAATCATGTCTGGATTCAAAAGTTCTTCACACTTGAAATTTAGAGACTCAAAGCTtcagctccatcttttttttttctcatcagCCAAACATAAACGAAGAAAATCTAAAATCTCTCGAAAAGAATGCAGTATTAACGGAATCAAACtgaataacaaaaacaaaattcggTTTAGCGGGAAAATCAATTGTCCCCGCTCCACCACTATTAAAACTGAAAAAGATTAATATTTTCCATAAAATTCAATCCAATATTCTAATTTCCCAGACTTTCTCAGCATCAAGGCTACAACTACAAGAACAAATTAATTAGAACcgaaatattaaaaacaaaatatatatatatatctctgtaCCTTCGCAGCCAATTGAGAAAAGCTTCCCACAACCCCATTGAGGAGGAGCAAACTCAAACACCCAATTGAAGAAACAATTGAAATTCGCTTTCGATTCTAGGGTTTCAATCGATTTAAATTATCCTTattgaactctctctctccgtgTGCGTTTGGAATTGCTTCATCAACGAAATTATAACAACTTTTGGAAAAGATAAATTGAGGAATTTTCACTTTGTTATCACACGCGCCTTGTGAGGAGTGACATACACTATTCGAACTATTGGAGGCCAGTGGGGACTTGGTCAGTTATGAACACGCGCGTCTGCGAAAGTGAGTAAGGTTTGTggtgtgaaaattttgaagctGGGAAGCGGGTAAACGACGTCGTGGTTGGTTTGTGAAGGTTTAATGAAATTTGACGGGTCCAGGCTAGGTCCAGGCTAGGCCCGGGCACGGTGCGGTTCtactttcaaatttgaattaagATTATGAAATATCAACAGTTTAGTTTGGTGcggttttatttaaatttattattaaaatcgTACGGTTTATATCACATTGAATTTGTTTCGATTCATTCCTATTTACAGTTCTGAATACTAAATCATTTGAATACcaaatcaaaatggtatttaaaGTTTACTTGTTTTTTGCATGCTTGCATTCTAAAACCGGCTATAACACTAGATGAGTGTTTCTATGGTTGTCTCCTAAATGTGATGACTCAAACATCAAAGAAAGAACTTTGCAAGCTTGCCAATTGCATTGAGAGCGCTGATGAAAAACTTTGGTAAGACTTTGGGTGTAAAAGCAAGACAACAGTGAAAACTTCAAGAATGAAGCATCACAGCTTTTTAATATAACTCGAATGATTCGGATGCAAGGAAGGCTTATTGCAATTGCCTGATTGATCTTTGTGTGAATCTCGATCTCTTGGACTGGGTCTGTGAGCTACAAGTTTTTGGGTTGGCAATTCTAAGAAACAATTCAGTATAAAATGgatgaagttgtggtggtgttattttattttgatggGGTTATCCATGTGGCAAATTTATGAGCCATATATTGAGGTTGCGTTGAGTGCATATGGAACATGTGTAATTTGACATGTTACCCATGCTTGTAGTGGACAATGGATAAAATTCATTGTTTTAATTATTGCATGCATAATCAAAGAACAATGTTGGTATTCCTATCAATTGTACGAtgatattttcataaattcaaaGGAGACATTATAAAGCCAAACCTTTTTCTTGAAGATTCTTATCTAAATCTCGTAACA
This genomic stretch from Pyrus communis chromosome 2, drPyrComm1.1, whole genome shotgun sequence harbors:
- the LOC137725996 gene encoding LIM domain-containing protein WLIM1-like; amino-acid sequence: MASFASTTQKCTACEKTVYLVDRLAADSRIYHKACFRCHHCKSTLKLINYCSFEGVLYCRPHYDQLFKRTGSLDKSFEGTPKVVKPVRPTENENAKSVSNLFAGTRDKCVGCEKTVYPIEKVSVNGTPYHKSCFKCSHGGCTISPSNYIAHEGKLYCKHHHIQLFKEKGNYSQLENEREKLTMTEQATPMEIAAES
- the LOC137726243 gene encoding ADP-ribosylation factor-like protein 8a — its product is MGLWEAFLNWLRSLFFKQEMELSLIGLQNAGKTSLVNVIATGGYSEDMIPTVGFNMRKVTKGNVTIKLWDLGGQPRFRSMWERYCRAVSSIVYVVDAADYDNLSVSRRELHDLLSKPSLNGIPLLVLGNKIDKKEALSKDDLTGEMDLKSITDREVCCFMISCKNSTNIDTVIDWLVKHSKSKN